A genomic stretch from Bacillus sp. N1-1 includes:
- a CDS encoding Wzz/FepE/Etk N-terminal domain-containing protein, which produces MDERMDLKRFLSIMKKRFLTILVTAIVFFGISAVATLYFIEPTYEAQEFIFIGSLNDEETVADTQRVSRLMASSMDLISSSVVFDQVKRDMKVTEEDLSESIAVTNSQNSQIITISVQDLDPDRAKLIAQATATASVDKMGELLNIRDVEVLSKNDSGSKEVGSSTLNMAIGLTVGLLVGIGLAMLRDYFDDTLQDAKEIEWSLGLPVIGELTLNDKKYARLNRKMRRKREVFNKKGGKIHAQSNTSN; this is translated from the coding sequence ATGGACGAGAGAATGGATTTAAAACGATTTTTGTCGATTATGAAAAAAAGATTTCTAACTATCCTGGTAACAGCCATTGTGTTTTTTGGAATTTCGGCTGTAGCAACGCTTTATTTTATTGAACCGACTTATGAAGCGCAGGAGTTTATCTTTATTGGTTCGTTAAATGATGAAGAGACGGTAGCGGATACGCAGAGAGTGAGTCGCTTAATGGCTTCTTCGATGGACTTGATTAGTAGCTCCGTCGTTTTTGATCAGGTCAAGCGCGATATGAAGGTGACAGAGGAAGACCTTTCAGAGAGTATAGCCGTTACCAATAGCCAGAATTCACAAATTATCACCATTTCAGTCCAAGACTTGGATCCAGACAGAGCCAAATTAATTGCCCAAGCAACGGCTACGGCATCTGTTGACAAAATGGGTGAATTGTTAAACATACGCGATGTCGAAGTGTTAAGTAAGAACGATAGTGGATCTAAGGAAGTTGGGAGTTCAACACTCAACATGGCAATTGGGTTAACGGTTGGACTACTTGTAGGGATTGGTTTAGCGATGCTACGTGACTACTTTGATGATACGTTACAGGATGCGAAAGAGATTGAATGGTCACTTGGATTACCTGTTATTGGTGAGCTAACGTTAAATGATAAAAAATACGCACGTTTGAATAGGAAGATGCGTCGAAAGCGTGAGGTATTCAATAAGAAAGGAGGTAAGATTCATGCCCAATCAAACACTAGTAACTGA
- a CDS encoding sugar ABC transporter permease, producing the protein MKTETETRTIKKLQYNRKAQFKKIIEPYVYLIPVVILMVVLLVIPIFLVIRYSFYDNVIINKNPEFVGFENFKELLTNKSFLVAVKNTTIFVGGSIIVHMILGITFAMVLNTKYLGSKTKALFRVMFSLPWMFTASVIAVLWMMLLNPNGFINYILVESNLTSTHIEWLASRDWALFSVTMINIWAGYPFFMISVLAGLQGIQSELYEAAAIDGANSIQSFFQITIPQLKPILISLILLDFVWTIQQFALIWMTTGGGPIDATEILSTFIYKQGFSQYQYSLASTSAVILLVISTVVAIFYVRHQREG; encoded by the coding sequence GTGAAAACTGAAACTGAAACTAGAACGATAAAAAAGTTGCAGTATAATAGAAAAGCTCAATTTAAGAAAATAATTGAGCCATATGTATACCTTATACCTGTAGTTATATTAATGGTAGTATTGTTAGTTATACCTATCTTCTTGGTTATACGCTATTCTTTTTATGATAATGTAATTATTAATAAAAATCCCGAATTTGTAGGTTTTGAAAATTTTAAAGAATTATTAACGAATAAATCATTTTTGGTAGCAGTAAAGAATACCACTATCTTTGTTGGTGGTAGCATAATTGTACATATGATTTTAGGTATAACATTTGCAATGGTGTTAAACACAAAATATCTCGGTTCAAAAACCAAAGCATTATTTAGAGTAATGTTCTCTTTACCCTGGATGTTCACAGCATCTGTTATAGCCGTCCTATGGATGATGTTATTAAACCCAAACGGTTTTATTAACTATATATTAGTAGAATCAAATTTAACTAGTACCCACATAGAATGGTTAGCCTCAAGAGATTGGGCGTTATTTTCAGTAACAATGATCAATATTTGGGCGGGCTATCCTTTCTTTATGATAAGTGTTCTAGCTGGACTTCAAGGAATACAATCAGAACTTTATGAGGCTGCTGCAATTGATGGCGCAAACAGCATACAGAGTTTCTTCCAAATTACCATTCCTCAGTTAAAACCAATATTAATTAGTTTAATATTGTTAGATTTTGTATGGACAATACAACAGTTCGCACTTATTTGGATGACCACTGGTGGAGGACCAATAGATGCGACAGAGATCCTTAGTACGTTTATTTATAAGCAAGGATTTAGTCAGTATCAATATTCTTTGGCTTCAACTAGCGCAGTAATTTTACTAGTCATAAGCACAGTAGTAGCGATCTTTTATGTGCGACATCAAAGGGAGGGATGA
- a CDS encoding glycoside hydrolase family 140 protein: MNLLPSLSSSQWIKHSTAQIQNSGVNEITISAVAQWHVCDIVVPVQGNTEYSFSIDRSSNGTVFIFERSNGVETYLSGGSNETFTTKGTTDSLRIGLSNGTLTSGAFVFRNPFLEQVGAEQDLLPDLSDGMWVNNSPQQISVTGQDQITIQADAPWRVYDLVFPVTANQLYRFSVENLNNGTVFIFERNQSGTEGFLTGSSSGEFTTKSSTRSLRIGLSNGTSTGTFVFRNPMLTTTGSTNPDPPDPPTEIEPFRHGDLKVSSNGHYLIHEDGTPFFYMADTAWELFGRTTREQAERYLDNRKQKGFNAVQAVVVTQFERFNTAPNIYGNKAILNNNLYQPNEAYYQHVDWIVDKAKEKGIYIVMLTMWGSAELEGESRGFPNPMFNPATNNQGLQEAKNKAYFHGNFLGKRYKDKDNIIWMLGGDGDPAVPGSFDYISIYQTMAQGIVDGDGGRFLRTYHPRSQSSKYLHTTTLANGIPMINFNSNQTNQVFDSPNYQPILRDWQLTPPKPTLDAENRYEDIPNNFNTSNPRLTDFDVRQAQYWALFSGAFGITYGHNDIWQMYVQSLYPPWIGANTNWFDALDSPGAMQMAYLKRLMVSRPLLERVPDQGILSTNQQGGAYQVATRAADGSYVFVYSPYGGSIAVKMDKVSGGTAKAYWFNPRNGTTTSAGSFATTGVRTFTAPTSGRRNDWVLMLDDATKNFPTP, from the coding sequence ATGAATCTATTACCGAGTCTTTCAAGCAGTCAGTGGATCAAACATAGTACTGCGCAAATCCAGAATTCTGGTGTCAACGAAATTACGATTTCCGCCGTTGCTCAGTGGCACGTATGTGACATCGTTGTACCCGTTCAGGGAAATACAGAGTATTCTTTTTCCATTGATCGATCGAGCAATGGGACTGTTTTTATATTTGAAAGAAGCAATGGTGTTGAAACGTATTTGAGTGGTGGATCGAACGAGACGTTTACGACGAAAGGGACGACCGATAGTTTGCGGATTGGGTTATCAAATGGCACGCTAACTTCTGGAGCGTTTGTGTTTCGCAATCCTTTCTTAGAACAAGTAGGCGCTGAACAGGACTTACTACCAGACCTAAGCGACGGCATGTGGGTCAATAATAGCCCGCAGCAAATTTCGGTCACGGGACAGGATCAAATTACGATTCAGGCAGATGCTCCGTGGCGAGTCTATGATCTTGTATTTCCGGTAACCGCGAATCAATTGTATCGTTTTAGCGTAGAAAACCTTAATAACGGAACGGTTTTTATCTTCGAACGAAACCAATCAGGTACAGAAGGATTTTTAACAGGATCCTCGAGCGGGGAGTTCACCACCAAAAGTAGCACAAGAAGTCTTCGGATTGGTTTATCCAACGGCACCTCGACTGGGACGTTTGTGTTCCGCAACCCAATGCTCACCACTACAGGATCAACTAATCCTGATCCTCCCGATCCCCCAACTGAAATAGAGCCCTTTCGTCATGGCGATTTAAAAGTAAGCAGTAACGGACATTATTTAATTCATGAAGATGGCACACCCTTTTTCTATATGGCGGATACAGCATGGGAGTTATTTGGAAGAACAACTCGAGAGCAGGCAGAGCGCTATTTGGATAATCGAAAACAAAAAGGCTTTAATGCTGTACAGGCAGTTGTCGTCACGCAGTTTGAACGATTCAATACGGCTCCTAACATCTACGGGAATAAAGCGATTTTAAATAATAATCTCTACCAACCGAATGAAGCGTATTATCAGCATGTGGACTGGATTGTTGATAAAGCGAAGGAAAAAGGCATTTACATCGTCATGCTTACGATGTGGGGAAGTGCTGAGCTTGAGGGGGAGTCAAGAGGATTTCCAAATCCGATGTTCAATCCTGCTACAAATAATCAGGGGCTACAAGAAGCGAAAAACAAAGCTTATTTTCACGGGAATTTCTTAGGGAAACGTTACAAAGACAAGGACAATATCATATGGATGCTTGGTGGAGATGGTGATCCTGCTGTACCGGGGTCTTTTGATTACATTTCCATTTATCAAACAATGGCCCAGGGTATTGTGGACGGAGATGGAGGACGTTTCTTAAGAACATACCATCCTCGTTCTCAGTCCTCGAAATATTTGCATACTACTACGTTAGCTAACGGTATACCGATGATTAACTTTAACTCAAACCAAACGAATCAAGTTTTTGACTCTCCTAACTATCAACCTATTTTAAGAGATTGGCAGTTAACACCTCCAAAGCCAACGCTTGATGCAGAGAACCGCTACGAAGATATTCCGAATAACTTTAACACGAGTAATCCTCGACTAACGGATTTTGATGTCAGACAGGCACAATACTGGGCGTTGTTTTCAGGTGCTTTTGGAATTACTTATGGTCATAATGATATCTGGCAAATGTATGTCCAATCCCTCTATCCACCATGGATCGGTGCCAATACAAACTGGTTTGATGCGCTCGATAGTCCTGGGGCCATGCAGATGGCGTATCTTAAGAGGTTGATGGTAAGCAGACCACTATTAGAGCGTGTACCGGATCAGGGGATTCTCTCAACGAATCAGCAAGGAGGTGCTTACCAGGTGGCGACACGTGCTGCAGACGGTTCATATGTCTTTGTTTATTCTCCATATGGCGGATCGATTGCCGTTAAGATGGACAAAGTGAGTGGCGGAACCGCGAAAGCATACTGGTTTAATCCGAGGAATGGTACGACAACATCTGCTGGATCATTTGCCACTACCGGTGTTCGAACATTTACAGCGCCTACATCTGGAAGAAGGAACGATTGGGTGCTCATGCTGGATGATGCTACAAAGAATTTTCCTACTCCTTAA
- a CDS encoding DeoR/GlpR family DNA-binding transcription regulator has translation MTTEARQKKITELIIKRGSLSVQDLVDEFQVSDMTIRRDLNKLEQSGIFERYHGGIRYVKDESPVLREAKYRDEKKKIATHCLDLISSNDTIFLDSGTTANYIATGLAESLLENVTVLTNSLTTSYPLRYAKNISLFMAGGEFLQNCQAFFGSEARSFFDSLYVNKAFIGTSGVTEEGFSVFHFSDAEIKQTMIKSSKVSYLIADASKFGKRSMNLYAPLESVDRIVTDDSLSDYWVSLVQNKGVKMTRV, from the coding sequence ATGACTACTGAAGCACGCCAAAAAAAAATTACTGAATTAATAATAAAAAGAGGTAGCCTATCCGTTCAGGATTTGGTCGACGAATTTCAAGTATCAGACATGACCATTAGAAGAGATTTGAACAAATTAGAACAAAGTGGGATATTCGAGAGGTATCATGGGGGGATTCGTTATGTGAAGGACGAATCGCCCGTACTACGTGAGGCAAAATATAGAGACGAAAAGAAAAAAATTGCTACCCATTGTTTGGATCTTATATCCTCCAATGATACGATTTTTCTAGATTCTGGGACTACAGCTAATTATATTGCAACTGGATTGGCTGAATCGTTGCTTGAGAATGTTACTGTCCTCACGAACTCTCTCACTACATCCTACCCCCTCCGGTATGCGAAGAATATATCTTTATTTATGGCTGGCGGGGAGTTCCTCCAAAACTGCCAAGCTTTCTTTGGAAGCGAGGCAAGATCATTCTTTGATAGTTTATACGTTAATAAAGCGTTTATTGGGACTAGTGGTGTGACCGAAGAAGGCTTTAGTGTATTCCACTTTTCCGACGCTGAAATTAAACAAACTATGATTAAGTCCAGCAAGGTATCTTACCTTATAGCCGATGCATCCAAGTTTGGTAAACGCTCTATGAATCTTTATGCCCCCCTCGAAAGCGTCGATAGAATCGTAACAGATGATAGCTTATCAGACTACTGGGTATCCCTAGTTCAAAACAAGGGTGTAAAAATGACTCGAGTTTAA
- a CDS encoding sugar ABC transporter substrate-binding protein, with the protein MSNLYNNLKALNKGSLAILLMVILLTLGGCAGQNETTSSSGEEITLEFQQWWGVELPNGVLQEIVDEFTADTGINVELLSNPYADTKTQIAAGAASGTMADVVGLDGAWVYDFAKQGSIANLTELMEADGYDDSQLSDQIKVDGNTYMIPVANFAYPMYVNLDILEEAGIEEVPENWSEFIKVTKEINDSTGKAGWAIPLSTESPSGIQNNFMSWLWASGGSMLNEGKPALTNNPDLTATVEFVKELFDSGVVAPGAYAMKEASMVEEFTNGRVAFMTDSLAHLTTIKKGAPNLNVDFIPIPVKDGYSGKRGMDVANWGIGISENSEHKAEAMKFVEYLMSPEVNAKIAVYANAFPGNTKAEPDYSDADELFLKAYELYQDSYAINEFTGLPTSEELMRTFDEQLQLYLDGDTSSTADMLAETQKKWEEAFK; encoded by the coding sequence ATGTCAAATTTATATAATAATTTGAAAGCGCTTAATAAAGGTAGTCTAGCAATTTTATTGATGGTGATTTTGCTTACACTTGGAGGATGTGCAGGGCAAAATGAGACAACCTCCTCTTCTGGGGAAGAGATTACTTTGGAGTTCCAACAGTGGTGGGGAGTAGAACTTCCGAATGGGGTTCTTCAGGAAATCGTCGACGAATTCACTGCTGACACGGGCATAAATGTGGAACTCTTAAGTAATCCATATGCTGATACAAAAACACAAATTGCAGCTGGTGCAGCGTCAGGAACAATGGCAGATGTTGTTGGTCTTGATGGCGCTTGGGTATATGATTTTGCTAAGCAAGGCTCAATTGCAAATTTAACAGAATTAATGGAAGCCGATGGATATGATGATAGTCAACTATCAGATCAAATTAAGGTAGATGGAAATACCTATATGATCCCTGTGGCAAATTTTGCATATCCGATGTATGTGAATTTAGATATTTTAGAAGAGGCTGGTATTGAGGAAGTACCTGAAAACTGGTCGGAATTTATTAAAGTAACTAAAGAAATTAATGATTCAACAGGGAAGGCCGGATGGGCTATTCCGCTATCTACTGAATCTCCAAGTGGTATTCAGAACAATTTTATGAGTTGGTTATGGGCTTCTGGTGGTTCGATGTTAAACGAGGGAAAGCCAGCTTTGACAAATAATCCAGACTTAACGGCTACTGTAGAATTTGTAAAAGAATTATTTGATTCCGGTGTTGTAGCTCCAGGTGCATATGCTATGAAAGAAGCGTCCATGGTAGAAGAATTTACAAATGGTCGTGTAGCATTTATGACTGATTCACTAGCTCACTTAACGACGATTAAAAAAGGAGCGCCCAACTTAAACGTTGATTTTATTCCAATACCAGTTAAAGATGGTTATAGCGGAAAACGCGGCATGGACGTAGCGAATTGGGGCATTGGAATTTCAGAGAATAGCGAACATAAAGCAGAGGCTATGAAGTTTGTTGAGTATCTAATGAGTCCTGAAGTAAATGCGAAAATTGCTGTTTATGCAAACGCCTTCCCCGGAAACACAAAAGCAGAACCTGATTATTCAGATGCAGATGAATTGTTTTTAAAAGCTTATGAACTCTATCAAGACTCTTATGCGATCAACGAATTTACTGGACTTCCTACTTCAGAAGAGTTAATGAGAACCTTTGATGAACAACTACAACTTTACTTAGATGGAGATACAAGTTCAACAGCTGATATGTTAGCAGAAACGCAGAAAAAGTGGGAAGAAGCATTTAAATAA
- a CDS encoding ketose-bisphosphate aldolase, translating into MLTTMEKLLRVAYREKFAVGSFNIANSEFIKAVIQSAERENSPAILQIHPNEIDLMGDEFAAYCIQASQRASVPIVIHLDHGRDIDDVVRAIRNGFTSIMIDGSHLPYEENVEITRAAVKIAHAQNVSVEGELGTIGNTGTSSEGSSEEILYTDPDQAKDFVERTNVDTLAIAIGTSHGIYPKSKRPKLQIDRLSQIKEKVNVPLVLHGGSDNSEEDIRESTKYGIGKINLSSEMKRAFFTELRKTLDNNPNSYEPDALFPSSTRAAMETITNKMHLFGSAGKANLYQLTQL; encoded by the coding sequence ATGCTGACGACAATGGAAAAATTACTTAGAGTAGCGTATAGAGAAAAGTTTGCAGTAGGGTCCTTCAATATTGCCAATAGCGAATTTATAAAAGCTGTAATTCAGTCGGCAGAAAGAGAAAACTCCCCTGCCATCCTTCAAATTCATCCAAATGAAATTGATCTCATGGGAGACGAGTTTGCCGCATATTGTATTCAAGCTTCGCAACGTGCTAGTGTACCGATCGTAATACACCTTGATCACGGTCGGGATATTGATGATGTTGTTAGAGCTATTCGGAATGGATTTACATCTATTATGATAGATGGATCACATTTACCTTATGAGGAGAATGTAGAGATAACTAGAGCTGCCGTAAAAATTGCTCACGCGCAAAATGTTTCCGTCGAAGGAGAACTTGGAACTATCGGAAATACAGGCACAAGTTCAGAAGGTAGTAGCGAGGAAATTTTGTACACGGATCCTGACCAGGCGAAAGACTTTGTGGAACGCACGAATGTAGATACGCTTGCCATTGCAATTGGCACTTCTCATGGAATATATCCAAAGTCAAAGAGACCTAAGCTCCAGATTGATCGTTTGTCCCAAATTAAAGAAAAGGTGAATGTTCCGCTTGTCTTGCATGGAGGTTCCGATAATTCTGAAGAGGATATCCGGGAATCTACCAAGTACGGTATTGGAAAGATTAATCTCTCCAGTGAAATGAAGCGGGCTTTTTTTACAGAACTTCGCAAAACTTTGGATAACAATCCTAATAGTTACGAGCCGGATGCGCTTTTTCCAAGTTCAACCAGAGCGGCTATGGAGACTATTACGAATAAGATGCATTTGTTCGGTTCCGCAGGTAAGGCTAACTTATATCAATTAACGCAATTATAA
- a CDS encoding CpsD/CapB family tyrosine-protein kinase, translating into MPNQTLVTESIQKNKHFHSQMDALCSKIEQTLTRQSLILMVTSPGKERSRSIVTSEVAKAMADRGKNVLLVDSDFECPTVHEWFRMPSQTGLADLLLRGIPSEQLTRQTGVEGLSLLAAGSEGEVAGRRLSKNYEKELTKWRTMYDLVLIQTPPHSPPLSILLTTCDGALLMVKEKKDKMEEIKHIVEAYKKADKPIVGVIYQKT; encoded by the coding sequence ATGCCCAATCAAACACTAGTAACTGAATCAATCCAAAAGAATAAGCATTTTCATAGTCAGATGGATGCGCTCTGTTCAAAAATCGAGCAAACGCTAACGCGACAGTCCCTCATACTGATGGTTACCTCACCTGGAAAGGAAAGAAGTCGATCGATCGTAACGAGTGAAGTAGCCAAAGCAATGGCGGATCGGGGGAAAAATGTCCTGCTTGTTGATAGTGATTTCGAATGTCCTACCGTACATGAGTGGTTTCGAATGCCATCTCAGACGGGATTAGCCGATCTTCTATTGAGAGGGATTCCATCAGAGCAGTTAACGAGACAAACAGGAGTAGAGGGACTTTCATTATTAGCAGCGGGATCAGAAGGAGAGGTAGCTGGTCGTAGACTTTCAAAGAACTACGAAAAAGAGTTAACCAAATGGCGAACGATGTATGATCTTGTTCTTATCCAAACGCCGCCGCACTCACCTCCACTTTCCATCTTATTAACGACATGTGACGGTGCTCTTCTGATGGTGAAGGAAAAGAAAGATAAGATGGAAGAAATAAAGCACATTGTTGAAGCATATAAGAAAGCTGACAAACCGATCGTTGGCGTGATTTATCAAAAAACATAA
- a CDS encoding carbohydrate ABC transporter permease, producing the protein MVGEKKWYMKVLAIAILTVGATFSGFPILWMLLNSFKPNSEIFGWPPTWISKNFTFEAYVEILSDPTKIRFFINSYLIAFVVVILTLIISLLAAYSFSRFNYPGKKVINTIIISVQAVPPITLLIPYLSLIVALNLYNSYGALILTYLLFTIPYAVLMMTGYLNTLPKDLDEAVMIDGGSRLRALWSILIPVSLPGLVSVGMYTFMLAWNEYLFALALTKTDEFRTVPVGISLLMGQHAYEWNQMLAMSILGSLPILILFLIFQKYFIAGMTSGSVKN; encoded by the coding sequence ATGGTTGGAGAAAAAAAGTGGTATATGAAAGTATTAGCTATCGCTATATTAACTGTAGGAGCAACCTTTTCTGGTTTTCCAATTTTGTGGATGCTTTTAAATTCCTTTAAGCCAAATTCAGAAATCTTTGGATGGCCACCAACATGGATTTCTAAAAATTTCACATTTGAGGCTTACGTAGAGATTCTTAGTGATCCAACAAAAATTAGATTTTTCATTAATAGCTATTTAATTGCTTTTGTGGTAGTAATATTGACTTTAATTATAAGTTTGCTAGCTGCGTATAGCTTCAGTAGGTTTAATTATCCAGGTAAAAAAGTGATTAATACAATTATTATAAGTGTTCAAGCAGTACCGCCTATTACTTTATTAATACCATATTTAAGTTTGATTGTAGCACTTAATTTGTATAACTCCTACGGTGCATTAATATTAACTTATCTTTTATTTACAATACCATATGCAGTCTTAATGATGACTGGATATCTTAATACTTTACCAAAAGATTTAGATGAAGCAGTCATGATTGATGGTGGGTCTAGACTTAGAGCACTTTGGTCTATTTTGATTCCAGTATCGCTTCCAGGCTTAGTTTCTGTAGGAATGTATACCTTTATGTTGGCGTGGAATGAATATTTATTTGCCTTAGCTTTAACTAAAACAGACGAGTTCCGTACGGTCCCAGTAGGAATTAGCTTATTAATGGGTCAGCATGCTTATGAGTGGAATCAAATGTTAGCTATGAGCATACTAGGATCATTACCCATCTTAATCTTATTTCTAATCTTCCAAAAATATTTTATTGCAGGGATGACATCTGGCTCAGTTAAAAACTAG
- a CDS encoding acetyltransferase, which produces MKKIVIIGHGGHSKVIQDIVLMSKELKLVAILDDRYEEVTIRNGVSYGPIRYGMELSLEGDTFFIIGIGDNESRKSVVHKLALPKERYITLIHESAIVSPKASIGLGTVIMARSVVQADSTIGSHAILNTGSIVEHDNVIGDYAHISPGSTLTGNVTIGEGTHIGAGTVIVPSCTVGSWCIIGAGSTVTREILDGQKAYGTPARVVT; this is translated from the coding sequence ATGAAGAAAATTGTCATCATTGGGCATGGTGGGCATAGTAAAGTCATTCAGGATATTGTTTTAATGAGTAAGGAGTTGAAGCTAGTAGCGATTCTGGACGATCGTTATGAAGAAGTAACGATACGAAATGGTGTTTCGTATGGACCAATCCGCTATGGAATGGAGTTATCACTTGAAGGAGATACTTTCTTCATCATCGGAATAGGCGATAATGAATCACGTAAAAGTGTTGTACATAAGTTAGCTCTACCAAAAGAACGATACATTACGTTGATTCATGAATCAGCCATTGTTAGTCCTAAAGCTAGCATAGGGCTTGGAACAGTTATAATGGCAAGAAGTGTTGTACAGGCTGATAGTACCATTGGCTCCCATGCGATTCTTAATACGGGTTCGATTGTAGAACATGATAATGTAATAGGGGATTATGCTCACATCTCGCCAGGTTCAACCTTAACGGGGAACGTCACGATTGGTGAAGGAACCCATATTGGAGCAGGAACAGTTATTGTTCCATCATGTACCGTCGGGAGCTGGTGTATCATAGGAGCAGGATCGACCGTTACTCGTGAAATTCTTGATGGTCAAAAAGCGTACGGCACACCTGCTAGAGTAGTTACATAG
- a CDS encoding ADP-dependent glucokinase/phosphofructokinase, with translation MKMEDKYTELFEKMDENINRRKSSGKMPAMGYTSNLDIICEFQIDILNKLLDEYMQGDDLSTMKASKVIKTVQEFICTIVYFCGKGIGGEVDIEETEIIDKFFSTKYGMGGTATQAAMALEAIGCPSIIHLTDDSKEVCNILYSPHIYTVSSNEDLIHTNQVTSKAKQEIHYIIQFKKGDVIRLLDQELVIPVSNRLILTKITVNETVPFSKPYFNYIERNAKDISSNVLSSFNAIKDKEVLQERLEFVKRHIKKYKAINESGVVFFEDAHYHSNNIKKFCMETIYSEVDIVCMNEEELAHILAMYNFPINVDNIISCVEGIKYIKENFKINQGVIVHTKDYSMYVGDKLEVDIENGLIYGNMLATTKAMVGSYGTKKQISKLLELPLSKIGMYNKKIVAESNYASETIIVPTKYIDKPKYTIGLGDSFVAGVQICFM, from the coding sequence ATGAAAATGGAAGATAAGTATACCGAACTTTTTGAGAAAATGGATGAAAACATAAACAGACGTAAATCAAGTGGGAAAATGCCAGCAATGGGATATACAAGTAATTTAGATATTATATGTGAGTTTCAAATAGATATTTTAAATAAGCTCCTGGATGAATACATGCAAGGAGACGACTTAAGTACAATGAAAGCTTCAAAGGTAATTAAGACGGTACAGGAGTTTATTTGTACTATCGTTTATTTTTGTGGAAAGGGAATTGGTGGTGAGGTTGATATAGAAGAAACCGAAATCATTGATAAATTTTTCTCAACAAAATATGGTATGGGAGGGACTGCAACACAAGCGGCAATGGCATTAGAGGCTATTGGATGTCCTTCAATTATTCATCTGACTGATGATTCAAAAGAAGTTTGTAATATTCTTTACTCACCACACATTTATACAGTGTCTTCAAATGAGGATTTAATTCATACGAACCAAGTGACATCAAAAGCTAAACAAGAAATACATTACATTATACAATTTAAAAAAGGTGATGTTATTCGCTTATTAGATCAAGAGTTAGTCATACCAGTATCAAATCGCCTAATCCTTACAAAAATTACTGTTAACGAAACAGTCCCTTTCTCAAAACCATATTTTAATTATATTGAGAGAAATGCAAAAGATATCAGTAGTAATGTACTCTCTAGTTTCAATGCCATTAAAGATAAAGAGGTTTTACAGGAACGGTTAGAGTTTGTAAAACGACATATAAAAAAATATAAGGCTATTAATGAATCAGGAGTTGTATTCTTTGAAGACGCACATTACCACTCGAATAATATAAAGAAGTTTTGTATGGAAACCATATATTCAGAAGTGGATATTGTCTGTATGAATGAAGAAGAATTAGCCCATATACTTGCGATGTATAACTTCCCTATTAACGTTGATAACATCATTTCTTGTGTAGAAGGGATAAAATATATTAAAGAGAATTTCAAAATTAATCAAGGTGTAATTGTACATACAAAAGATTATTCTATGTATGTAGGAGATAAGCTTGAAGTTGATATCGAAAACGGTCTTATTTACGGAAATATGCTTGCAACTACAAAAGCTATGGTTGGTTCTTATGGAACTAAGAAACAGATATCAAAACTGTTAGAGCTTCCACTTAGCAAAATAGGAATGTACAATAAAAAAATAGTTGCTGAGAGTAATTATGCTAGTGAGACAATAATAGTTCCAACAAAGTATATCGATAAGCCTAAATATACTATAGGATTAGGGGACTCATTTGTTGCAGGTGTTCAGATTTGTTTTATGTAG